A region of Clostridium acetobutylicum ATCC 824 DNA encodes the following proteins:
- a CDS encoding putative manganese-dependent inorganic diphosphatase yields the protein MEDIIYITGHKNPDTDSICSAIAYSELKNKLGFNTVPGRLGNISRETEFALNYFKANAPKLLENLSSNQDIIIVDHNERAQSVDNLEDLHLLEIIDHHRIADIQTSYPIFFRNEPVGCSSTIIGSMYFEKGIEPSKRAAGLMCSAIISDTLLFRSPTTTARDKEVLKKLAKIADIDPEKYASEMFKAGTSLKGKTVEEIFNSDYKAFNLGDKKIGVSQVTTMDIEGFDEYKKDMLAYMNKKVKDENFNAVLLLLTDIIKEGSLIIATGENTDLVNKAFNVELKDNAVYVPGILSRKKQVIPPLTSAIEGK from the coding sequence ATGGAAGATATTATTTATATAACTGGACATAAAAACCCAGATACAGATTCAATTTGTTCAGCAATAGCATACTCTGAATTAAAAAACAAATTAGGTTTCAATACAGTTCCAGGAAGGCTTGGCAACATAAGCCGTGAAACAGAATTTGCTCTTAATTACTTTAAAGCCAATGCTCCTAAATTATTAGAGAATTTGTCTAGTAATCAAGATATAATAATAGTTGATCATAATGAAAGAGCTCAATCAGTAGATAATTTAGAAGATTTACATTTGCTTGAAATAATAGATCATCACAGAATAGCAGATATTCAAACAAGCTACCCTATATTCTTCAGAAATGAGCCTGTTGGTTGTTCAAGTACAATTATAGGTTCAATGTACTTTGAAAAAGGTATAGAGCCTTCAAAGAGAGCTGCTGGTTTAATGTGCTCTGCTATAATATCAGATACTCTTTTATTTAGATCTCCAACTACTACAGCTAGAGACAAAGAAGTCCTAAAAAAATTAGCTAAAATAGCAGATATAGACCCTGAAAAGTATGCTTCAGAAATGTTTAAGGCTGGTACTTCTTTGAAGGGAAAAACAGTCGAAGAAATATTCAACAGCGACTACAAAGCATTCAACCTTGGAGATAAAAAAATAGGGGTTTCTCAAGTCACAACTATGGATATAGAAGGTTTCGATGAATATAAAAAAGATATGTTAGCATATATGAATAAAAAAGTTAAAGACGAAAATTTTAATGCAGTACTTTTACTTCTTACAGATATTATAAAAGAAGGTTCTCTTATAATAGCTACCGGAGAAAATACTGACCTTGTAAATAAAGCCTTTAATGTTGAGCTTAAAGATAATGCAGTATATGTTCCCGGAATACTTTCAAGAAAAAAACAAGTAATACCACCTTTGACTTCTGCCATAGAAGGAAAATAA
- a CDS encoding FliA/WhiG family RNA polymerase sigma factor yields the protein MAIDGIVDDREALIKKYIPLVKYIASRVIIGKSKYIEYEDLVGYGMIGLMDALKKFDQSKGMKFSTYSSIRIKGAMIDELRKNSPISKGAMDKLNRYNLVVERLEKELSREPTELEIASGLGVGRKEVGEIEGYINYISVVSLEDLIFSEDDDMPLIGTIEDEKSPSPEKALEEKEEIEYLAKGIELLNEKDRMVLSLYYYEGLTLKKIGNILNVSESRVCQLHTRAIMHLRKSLKKLKYE from the coding sequence ATGGCAATAGATGGGATTGTAGATGATAGAGAGGCTTTAATAAAAAAATATATACCTCTTGTTAAGTATATAGCTTCAAGAGTAATAATTGGTAAGAGTAAATATATTGAATACGAAGATTTAGTAGGGTATGGTATGATAGGTCTTATGGATGCTTTGAAAAAATTTGACCAGAGTAAGGGGATGAAGTTCTCAACATATTCATCTATAAGAATAAAAGGAGCTATGATAGATGAGTTAAGAAAGAATAGTCCCATTTCTAAAGGAGCTATGGACAAGCTTAACAGATACAATTTAGTAGTAGAGAGATTGGAAAAGGAACTATCCAGAGAACCTACGGAATTAGAAATTGCAAGTGGCTTAGGTGTTGGAAGAAAAGAAGTTGGAGAGATTGAAGGATATATTAATTATATATCAGTAGTATCCTTAGAAGATTTAATATTTTCAGAGGACGATGATATGCCTTTAATAGGAACTATAGAAGATGAGAAAAGTCCAAGCCCTGAAAAGGCTTTAGAAGAGAAAGAAGAAATTGAATACCTTGCTAAGGGAATAGAACTTCTTAATGAGAAAGATAGAATGGTATTATCACTATATTACTATGAAGGATTGACTTTAAAGAAAATAGGAAATATTTTAAATGTGTCTGAATCTAGAGTTTGTCAGCTTCATACTAGAGCTATAATGCACCTTAGAAAATCACTTAAAAAGCTAAAATATGAATAA
- a CDS encoding flagellar basal-body rod protein FlgG: MLRIMWNGVSGMAAEQEKLDSISNNLANSSTTGYKSETVGFSDLLYETLNRKGYPVTNDDNNRYTGSGVKANEWIRNNAQGSLTPSDSKTALAIDGSGYFKVTTPDGTEAYERAGSFTVNANGRIVDPNGNYLNIDYSVDPSTVKFTASNVAVAQDGTISIQNGQTTTNVGKINIYDVTGNDSMISVGKSLFVPKAGAQMFVNNKSVIYQNYLENSNVDLGTEMTDMIVAQRAYQINSKSLETGDNMWSIVNNMKK; the protein is encoded by the coding sequence ATGCTTAGAATTATGTGGAATGGTGTAAGTGGAATGGCTGCTGAGCAGGAAAAGTTGGATTCCATATCAAACAATTTGGCCAATAGTAGCACTACTGGTTATAAAAGTGAAACAGTTGGGTTTAGTGATTTATTATATGAAACACTAAATAGAAAGGGATATCCAGTTACAAATGACGATAATAATCGTTATACTGGATCTGGTGTTAAGGCAAATGAGTGGATTAGAAATAATGCACAAGGATCATTGACACCAAGCGATTCTAAGACTGCTTTAGCAATCGATGGAAGTGGATACTTTAAGGTAACAACACCGGATGGAACTGAGGCATATGAAAGAGCAGGAAGTTTTACTGTAAATGCAAATGGAAGAATAGTTGATCCAAATGGAAATTACCTGAATATAGATTATAGTGTAGATCCTAGTACAGTTAAATTCACAGCTAGTAATGTTGCTGTTGCACAGGATGGTACCATAAGTATTCAAAACGGACAGACCACAACAAATGTTGGTAAGATAAATATCTATGATGTTACTGGAAATGATTCTATGATATCTGTAGGAAAAAGTTTATTTGTACCTAAGGCGGGAGCACAGATGTTTGTGAATAACAAGTCAGTAATATATCAAAATTATCTAGAAAACTCAAATGTGGATTTAGGAACAGAAATGACTGATATGATAGTAGCTCAAAGAGCATATCAGATAAATTCAAAGAGTTTAGAGACAGGTGATAATATGTGGAGTATTGTAAATAATATGAAAAAATAA
- a CDS encoding calcium-translocating P-type ATPase, PMCA-type, protein MINENRAASGLSEEEAKRLRKKYGYNTIQKKKNISMIKIFLSQFNDVMIWVLIAATIISGLMGEKADALTIIVIIIMNAIIGFVQEFKTEKSLEALKKLTAPTTKVIRNGSIRIMDAANLVPGDLVVLDTGDRIPADCILIDGTNMMVDESLLTGESIGVSKNNKDSNLYMGTTVLTGRCQARVIKIGMTTEMGKIANMLDNIDQEKTPLKEKLASLGKILVILCIVICVVVTVLGIIRGEDKYEMFLLGVSLAVAAIPEGLPAIVTVALAIGVSRMLKRNALVRKLPAVETLGCTSIICSDKTGTLTQNKMTVKAMYFNNQIYEKELYSEERFELLKRTFIYCNDCDYNFKEKGIDKCLFGDPTETALIRAFFKDTGKLKKFISEEKRIREEPFDSKTKMMTVISKGANGTSLYLKGAPERVIEKCKYIYINNKVELFTSTYKSKVNSVLESMSRKALRCIACAYKKENINKDGDMIFLGIAGMIDPPRLEVKDAVLKCRVAGITPVMITGDHKNTAFAIAKELNICSDVSEVISGEELDKLSEKDLYKKTDKIRVFARVSPEHKLKIVRAFKKKNKVVAMTGDGVNDAPAIKEADIGISMGVSGTDVTKEASSMILLDDNFATIVAAVEEGRVIYNNIRKFIRYLLSCNLGEVLTMFLSSVFNLQTPLLPIQILLINLATDGLPALALGVDPPDKDIMDDKPRDRKEGIFSRGLSEKIIIRGCLIGVCTILSFLVGLYMGFGLKTSRTMALGTLIMSQLVHVFECRSEKHSLFEIKLFTNIYLLGAVSISVIMLVCVVYIPFMEVLFHTSALSITQWIIVLFFSSFIALINSLYLYHNKSKNI, encoded by the coding sequence TTGATTAATGAAAATAGGGCAGCAAGCGGTTTGTCAGAAGAGGAGGCTAAAAGATTACGAAAAAAATATGGCTATAATACAATACAAAAAAAGAAGAATATTTCAATGATAAAGATATTCTTATCACAGTTTAACGATGTTATGATATGGGTACTTATAGCCGCAACTATTATTTCAGGACTTATGGGAGAAAAGGCAGATGCGTTAACCATAATTGTAATTATAATAATGAATGCAATTATTGGATTTGTGCAAGAGTTTAAAACAGAAAAATCATTAGAGGCGCTAAAAAAACTTACAGCACCAACAACAAAAGTAATAAGAAATGGAAGCATAAGAATAATGGATGCAGCTAATTTAGTTCCAGGAGATTTAGTTGTTTTGGATACAGGAGATAGAATTCCTGCTGATTGTATATTAATTGATGGGACAAACATGATGGTGGACGAATCGCTACTTACTGGGGAATCTATTGGAGTATCTAAGAATAATAAGGATAGCAACTTGTATATGGGAACTACAGTACTTACAGGAAGGTGTCAGGCAAGAGTAATTAAAATAGGAATGACAACGGAGATGGGCAAGATTGCAAATATGCTTGATAACATAGATCAAGAAAAGACACCGCTTAAAGAGAAGTTAGCATCTTTAGGTAAAATATTAGTTATACTGTGTATAGTAATATGTGTGGTTGTTACAGTGCTTGGAATAATAAGAGGTGAGGATAAATATGAAATGTTCCTCTTAGGAGTAAGTTTAGCAGTTGCAGCAATTCCAGAAGGACTTCCAGCTATAGTAACTGTAGCATTAGCCATTGGTGTTTCTAGAATGCTTAAAAGAAATGCACTTGTAAGAAAACTTCCCGCAGTTGAGACGCTGGGATGTACATCTATAATATGTAGTGATAAGACAGGTACTTTAACTCAAAATAAGATGACAGTAAAAGCTATGTATTTTAATAATCAGATTTATGAAAAAGAACTATATTCAGAAGAAAGATTTGAACTTCTTAAGAGAACTTTCATATACTGTAATGATTGTGATTACAATTTTAAAGAAAAAGGTATTGATAAGTGTCTTTTTGGAGATCCAACAGAAACGGCATTAATAAGAGCATTTTTTAAAGATACTGGAAAACTAAAGAAGTTTATTTCAGAGGAAAAGAGGATAAGAGAGGAACCTTTTGATTCTAAGACTAAAATGATGACTGTAATAAGCAAAGGTGCAAATGGAACAAGTTTATACTTAAAAGGTGCTCCAGAGAGGGTAATAGAAAAGTGTAAGTATATATATATAAACAATAAGGTGGAATTATTTACTTCAACATATAAATCCAAAGTGAATTCGGTACTTGAAAGTATGTCAAGGAAAGCATTAAGATGCATTGCTTGTGCATACAAAAAGGAGAACATAAATAAAGATGGAGACATGATTTTTTTAGGAATTGCAGGAATGATTGATCCACCAAGATTAGAAGTTAAGGATGCTGTTCTTAAATGTAGAGTTGCAGGCATAACTCCAGTTATGATAACAGGAGATCATAAAAATACAGCATTTGCTATAGCAAAGGAATTGAATATATGTTCAGATGTATCTGAAGTTATAAGTGGTGAAGAGCTTGATAAGTTAAGCGAAAAGGATTTATATAAAAAAACAGACAAAATAAGAGTTTTTGCAAGAGTAAGTCCAGAACATAAACTTAAAATTGTAAGGGCATTTAAAAAGAAGAATAAAGTTGTTGCAATGACAGGTGATGGAGTAAATGACGCACCAGCAATAAAAGAAGCAGATATAGGGATATCAATGGGAGTATCAGGTACAGATGTAACAAAAGAGGCCTCTTCAATGATACTTTTGGATGACAACTTTGCTACAATTGTAGCAGCAGTAGAAGAGGGAAGAGTTATATATAATAATATTAGGAAATTTATAAGATATCTTTTGTCATGTAATTTAGGAGAGGTATTAACAATGTTCCTATCATCAGTATTTAATTTACAAACTCCTCTATTACCTATACAAATTTTGCTTATAAATTTGGCAACAGATGGTCTTCCAGCATTAGCGCTTGGAGTAGATCCACCAGATAAGGATATTATGGATGATAAGCCTAGAGACAGAAAGGAAGGAATCTTTTCCAGAGGACTTAGTGAAAAAATTATTATAAGAGGATGTCTTATAGGAGTTTGTACAATTTTATCATTTTTGGTAGGCCTATACATGGGATTTGGATTAAAGACAAGTAGAACAATGGCGTTAGGTACATTAATCATGTCCCAATTAGTACACGTTTTTGAATGTAGATCTGAAAAGCACTCCCTATTTGAAATAAAATTATTTACTAATATATACCTTCTAGGAGCAGTCAGTATTTCTGTAATAATGCTTGTATGTGTTGTTTATATCCCATTTATGGAAGTGCTTTTTCATACTTCTGCATTAAGTATTACTCAATGGATTATAGTACTATTTTTCTCAAGCTTTATAGCATTGATAAACAGTCTATATTTGTATCATAATAAAAGCAAAAATATATAA
- a CDS encoding flagellar basal-body rod protein FlgG has protein sequence MVRGLYTAISGMVVQEAKQDVITNNLANTNTVGFKSDSLSSQSFEDVLIQNYSKRENGVPERTLLGTLNLGSRINDTATDFTGGNIQATDIDTDFAIQGRGFFTVRKNNGSDQNYYTRNGHFHVNMDGYMLDDSGDYIMGTNLATNTTEPIKLGKGIVSCDPYGNVSVDGPAKYKFNFVHFNDYTKLKKIGDNLFQGDNPIQNFNASVENKALEGSNVNVMKGMTDMMTTMRVFESNQKTVQSIDETVGKAVNEVGKV, from the coding sequence ATGGTAAGAGGACTTTATACTGCTATAAGCGGAATGGTTGTTCAAGAAGCCAAGCAAGATGTTATAACTAATAATCTTGCAAACACAAATACGGTTGGTTTTAAAAGTGATAGTTTATCATCTCAATCCTTTGAAGACGTACTCATTCAAAATTATTCTAAAAGAGAAAATGGAGTACCTGAGAGAACACTTTTAGGAACACTTAATTTAGGTTCTAGGATAAATGATACTGCGACTGATTTTACAGGTGGAAATATACAAGCAACAGATATAGACACAGATTTTGCGATACAGGGAAGAGGATTTTTCACTGTTAGGAAAAATAATGGATCAGATCAAAATTATTATACGAGAAATGGACATTTTCATGTAAATATGGATGGATATATGCTTGATGATTCAGGAGATTATATAATGGGAACTAACTTAGCTACAAATACTACTGAACCAATAAAGTTGGGTAAAGGAATCGTTAGTTGTGATCCTTATGGAAATGTAAGTGTTGATGGACCAGCGAAATATAAATTTAATTTTGTACATTTCAATGATTATACTAAGTTAAAAAAGATTGGAGATAATCTTTTTCAGGGAGATAATCCTATTCAGAATTTTAATGCTAGTGTAGAAAACAAAGCTCTAGAGGGATCTAATGTGAATGTCATGAAAGGAATGACTGATATGATGACTACTATGAGAGTGTTTGAAAGTAATCAAAAGACAGTACAGTCTATTGATGAAACTGTTGGGAAAGCTGTAAATGAAGTAGGAAAGGTTTAG
- the flhA gene encoding flagellar biosynthesis protein FlhA — translation MEEGRRLKFNVKDNRDVIVSLAIVGIVIMMIVPLPAKVLDFFIAFNITMSVIIILLTMFITEALQFSVFPTLLLVTTLFRISLNISSTRLILLNGYAGDIISAFGSFVVGGNYVVGIIIFLIIIIVQFVVITNGSGRVAEVAARFTLDAMPGKQMTIDADLNAGLITEEEAKTKRKNLQLEADFFGAMDGASKFVKGDAVSSLIICAINIIGGIIMGVLMRNLSIAQAAQQYVILTIGDGLVSQVPALLISVATGILVTRSKNNESLGNELLGQVTAFPKVLALASVVLFTLAIIPGFPHLVFLILATAMGVSAYLLFKDEMSQKIIEAETQNMQVMEKEKREPENVMKLISVEPMEIEIGYGLIPLADENSGGDLLQRIASVRRQCAIEMGVVVQPIRIRDNLQLKTNEYVVKIRGTIVSKGELMPNMLLCMDPANENSDIKGIRTIEPTFGLPAMWINKDQREDAEIRGLTVVDPTTVMITHLTETVKDHSFELLGRQEVKEIVDSMKEKYSAVVEELIPDLLTIGELQKILQNLLKEKIPVKDMVTIMECLADNSRNTKDIELLTEYVRMSLGRTICSNLVDENNSMVVATLSPEVENLIANNIQKSSVQGSFPAISPDVTTNLLNSIKQVVSTVNFNDGQPAILVSPKIRPAFRKLIEMVFPGVAVLSLNEIPNDIQIRTEGVVNL, via the coding sequence ATGGAAGAGGGTAGGAGATTAAAATTTAATGTTAAAGACAATAGAGATGTCATAGTTTCACTTGCTATTGTAGGAATAGTTATTATGATGATTGTTCCACTACCAGCTAAGGTGCTTGATTTTTTTATAGCTTTTAATATTACTATGTCAGTAATCATAATACTTCTAACTATGTTTATTACGGAAGCACTTCAATTTTCAGTGTTTCCAACACTGTTACTAGTAACGACACTTTTTAGAATTTCACTTAATATTTCATCTACAAGGCTTATTTTACTTAATGGATATGCAGGGGACATAATAAGTGCCTTTGGAAGCTTTGTTGTTGGTGGAAACTATGTTGTTGGTATAATTATATTTTTGATAATTATAATAGTTCAGTTTGTTGTAATAACCAATGGTTCAGGTAGAGTAGCGGAGGTTGCAGCTAGATTTACTCTTGATGCTATGCCAGGAAAACAGATGACAATAGATGCAGATCTTAATGCGGGGCTGATTACTGAAGAAGAAGCTAAAACCAAAAGAAAAAACCTGCAGCTTGAAGCAGATTTCTTTGGAGCTATGGATGGTGCGTCTAAGTTTGTAAAGGGAGATGCTGTTTCATCACTTATAATATGTGCAATAAATATTATAGGTGGAATTATAATGGGAGTACTTATGAGAAACCTAAGTATAGCCCAGGCAGCACAGCAGTATGTAATACTAACTATCGGTGATGGTCTTGTAAGTCAGGTACCAGCATTACTTATATCTGTAGCAACAGGTATACTTGTTACAAGAAGTAAAAATAATGAAAGTCTTGGAAATGAACTTTTAGGACAAGTTACAGCTTTTCCTAAGGTTTTAGCTCTAGCATCTGTTGTACTTTTTACCCTTGCTATAATTCCAGGATTTCCACATTTGGTATTTTTAATTCTTGCTACAGCAATGGGAGTCTCAGCTTACCTTTTATTTAAAGACGAAATGTCTCAAAAAATTATTGAGGCAGAAACTCAAAATATGCAGGTTATGGAGAAGGAAAAGAGAGAACCTGAGAACGTAATGAAACTGATATCTGTTGAACCAATGGAAATAGAAATTGGATACGGATTGATCCCACTTGCAGACGAAAATTCAGGAGGAGATTTGCTTCAGAGAATAGCCTCTGTAAGAAGACAATGCGCCATAGAGATGGGAGTAGTAGTTCAACCTATAAGGATAAGAGATAATCTTCAACTTAAAACTAATGAATATGTTGTGAAAATAAGAGGTACAATAGTATCAAAGGGTGAACTTATGCCTAATATGCTTTTATGCATGGATCCAGCTAATGAAAACTCTGATATAAAAGGTATAAGAACTATTGAGCCTACATTTGGTCTTCCAGCTATGTGGATTAATAAAGATCAAAGAGAAGATGCAGAAATAAGGGGACTTACGGTAGTTGATCCTACAACAGTAATGATCACTCATTTAACTGAAACAGTAAAAGATCATTCTTTCGAGCTTTTAGGAAGACAGGAAGTAAAAGAAATTGTGGATTCAATGAAAGAAAAGTACTCAGCTGTAGTTGAAGAACTTATACCAGATCTATTAACTATAGGAGAACTTCAAAAAATTCTGCAAAACCTTCTTAAGGAAAAGATACCTGTTAAGGATATGGTAACAATAATGGAGTGCTTAGCGGATAATTCAAGAAACACAAAGGATATTGAACTTTTAACTGAATATGTTAGAATGTCATTAGGTAGAACTATTTGTAGTAATCTTGTAGATGAAAATAATAGTATGGTTGTTGCAACTTTATCTCCAGAGGTTGAGAATTTAATTGCTAACAATATTCAAAAATCATCAGTACAAGGTTCATTCCCAGCCATTAGTCCTGATGTGACAACTAATTTGTTGAATTCTATAAAACAGGTTGTAAGTACTGTTAATTTTAATGATGGTCAACCAGCTATTTTAGTTTCGCCTAAAATAAGACCTGCATTTAGAAAACTTATTGAAATGGTATTTCCAGGTGTTGCAGTTCTTTCACTTAATGAAATTCCAAATGATATACAGATAAGAACTGAAGGAGTTGTGAATTTATAA
- a CDS encoding MinD/ParA family protein — MLDQAERLRNMALKKNAGEEIKRPVIITVTSGKGGVGKSNFVVNLSITLQQMNKKVLIFDADVGMGNDDILLGCISKYSVFDVIYNNMKIEDAIVEGPFGVKLLPGGSGITKFKDITEDQINAFVKKLASIGNFDYIIMDTGAGVNRSVLGFISCCEELIILTTPEPTSLTDAYSLFKAVVHFKIKSYAKVVINRVVDNKEGLETYKKFQSVAKKFLKADTEFLGSISEDSRIVKAVRNQTPFVVENPNCYAAKDIQYIANKLMGTTTKDNGLGIEGLFKKLFKIFS; from the coding sequence ATGTTAGACCAGGCTGAAAGACTTAGAAATATGGCTCTTAAAAAAAACGCTGGAGAAGAGATAAAGAGGCCTGTAATAATTACTGTCACATCTGGTAAAGGCGGGGTAGGTAAGAGTAATTTCGTAGTTAACTTATCCATAACACTTCAACAAATGAATAAAAAAGTTCTAATTTTTGATGCAGATGTTGGTATGGGTAATGATGATATTTTGCTTGGATGTATATCTAAATATAGTGTATTTGATGTAATATATAATAATATGAAAATTGAAGATGCAATTGTGGAGGGCCCTTTTGGAGTTAAGCTCTTGCCAGGAGGCTCTGGCATTACTAAATTTAAAGATATTACAGAGGATCAAATAAATGCCTTTGTAAAAAAGCTTGCTTCTATTGGGAATTTTGACTATATAATAATGGATACAGGTGCTGGAGTAAATAGAAGTGTTTTAGGATTTATCTCCTGTTGTGAAGAACTTATAATTCTGACAACGCCTGAACCAACGTCACTTACAGACGCATATAGCCTTTTTAAAGCAGTTGTTCATTTTAAGATAAAGTCTTATGCTAAGGTAGTTATAAATAGAGTGGTGGATAATAAGGAAGGTTTGGAGACTTATAAAAAATTCCAAAGTGTTGCAAAAAAGTTTTTAAAGGCAGATACAGAATTTTTAGGTAGTATTTCTGAGGATTCAAGGATAGTTAAAGCTGTTAGAAATCAAACACCTTTTGTTGTTGAAAATCCCAATTGTTATGCTGCTAAGGATATTCAGTATATAGCAAATAAGCTCATGGGAACCACTACTAAGGATAATGGCCTTGGAATTGAAGGATTATTTAAAAAATTATTTAAGATTTTTTCGTAA
- a CDS encoding flagellar brake protein, which produces MGDLSFIAINDKCEVVLDNEIYKSNIQGIEEKYIAISLPVANGTYAIMHKGDMTEIWCYHDNQVYSFTSTVIERKKEDAIKLILISKPSYENIKRVQRRKNFRVDLIESIKYKVLNKNVVKTEIEKLKEASEEFSDGYMIDLSGGGLKIRIKQKPNVGDSIFVNLPIGDQKLFLISTCVRAIREVNGEYLCGLEFDDDIDERIREHIINYTFNIMRKHMKKR; this is translated from the coding sequence ATGGGTGACCTTAGTTTTATAGCTATTAATGACAAATGTGAAGTGGTACTAGATAATGAAATTTATAAAAGTAATATACAGGGAATTGAGGAGAAATACATTGCTATAAGTTTACCAGTAGCTAATGGAACCTATGCTATTATGCATAAAGGGGATATGACAGAAATTTGGTGTTATCACGATAATCAAGTCTATTCCTTTACGTCTACTGTTATAGAGAGGAAAAAAGAAGATGCAATAAAATTAATATTAATATCAAAGCCAAGTTATGAGAATATAAAGAGGGTACAGAGAAGAAAAAATTTCAGAGTTGATTTAATTGAAAGTATAAAATATAAAGTTTTAAATAAAAATGTAGTTAAAACTGAAATAGAAAAATTAAAAGAAGCTTCAGAAGAATTTTCAGATGGCTACATGATTGATTTAAGTGGTGGGGGACTAAAGATACGAATAAAACAAAAGCCTAATGTTGGTGATAGCATTTTTGTAAATTTGCCTATTGGAGATCAAAAGTTATTTTTGATAAGTACTTGTGTTAGAGCAATAAGAGAAGTAAATGGGGAGTATCTTTGTGGACTTGAATTTGATGATGATATAGATGAGAGAATTAGAGAGCATATAATAAACTATACTTTTAATATAATGAGAAAGCACATGAAAAAAAGATAG
- the flhF gene encoding flagellar biosynthesis protein FlhF — MVVKKYIVKSMNEAMAKIKYDLGSDAVIISQRKVKKRGILGIFSKKLIEVTAAVDNSKDTKKRENIYSKPQYTEENSDLNESVEALKRAMKKHEETTKVEKRRVLEDVKSSGEDRILREMEEMKKLIGNISSSNADQEEKSEIELKLEEADINEGYIKEIVKNIMDDKSDIDLNLKLKSALEKNIEISKTEEKGIITFVGPTGVGKTTTIAKLAGKFSLIEKKKVGLITVDTYRIGAVEQLRTYADIMNLPFKVVLTLKEMDEAIKSMQNCDIILVDTTGRSSKNKMQISELRAFVSKTNSLNINLVISATTKNRDLEAIIDGYRQLDFQNVIITKLDETTTYGSIINILNYAHKPLSYVTTGQNVPDDIRRMAKGEIVSLVLGEDNVC; from the coding sequence ATGGTGGTAAAGAAATATATTGTTAAGAGTATGAATGAAGCAATGGCGAAAATAAAATATGATCTTGGCAGTGACGCTGTTATAATAAGTCAAAGGAAAGTTAAAAAACGGGGAATTTTAGGGATTTTTTCAAAGAAGCTAATAGAGGTAACGGCAGCAGTTGATAATTCAAAAGATACAAAAAAGAGAGAAAATATATATTCTAAGCCCCAGTACACAGAAGAAAATTCTGATTTAAATGAGAGTGTAGAAGCATTAAAAAGGGCAATGAAAAAACATGAGGAAACTACTAAGGTCGAAAAAAGAAGGGTCTTAGAAGATGTAAAAAGCAGTGGGGAAGATAGAATTCTTAGGGAAATGGAAGAAATGAAAAAGCTTATAGGTAACATTTCTTCCTCAAATGCTGATCAAGAAGAAAAGTCTGAAATAGAGTTAAAGCTTGAGGAAGCTGATATAAATGAAGGATACATAAAAGAGATTGTCAAAAATATAATGGATGACAAATCTGACATTGACTTAAATTTAAAATTAAAAAGTGCCCTAGAAAAAAATATAGAAATTTCTAAAACAGAGGAGAAAGGTATAATTACATTTGTAGGGCCTACAGGTGTTGGTAAAACTACAACTATTGCAAAGTTAGCAGGTAAGTTTTCTCTTATTGAAAAAAAGAAAGTTGGGCTTATAACTGTTGATACTTATAGAATAGGTGCTGTAGAACAGCTTAGAACCTATGCGGATATCATGAATCTTCCATTTAAAGTAGTTTTGACATTAAAGGAAATGGATGAGGCTATAAAAAGCATGCAAAACTGTGATATAATTTTAGTAGATACTACTGGCAGAAGCAGCAAAAATAAAATGCAAATATCAGAACTAAGGGCTTTTGTAAGTAAGACAAATAGCTTAAATATAAACCTCGTAATAAGTGCAACTACTAAAAATAGGGATTTAGAAGCTATAATTGATGGTTATAGGCAGCTTGATTTTCAAAATGTTATAATTACTAAACTTGATGAAACTACAACTTATGGTTCTATAATTAATATACTAAATTATGCTCACAAGCCTTTAAGCTATGTTACTACAGGACAGAATGTTCCTGATGACATAAGAAGAATGGCTAAAGGCGAAATTGTAAGCTTAGTACTAGGAGAGGATAATGTATGTTAG